A window of Pseudomonas putida genomic DNA:
ATCGCCTGTACCGTGACCCCGCCTGGCGCGAACCGCTGGTAGTGAATGGGGTGCATGCGGCGCGGGTGCCGGACAGCGGCTCGGTCGAGCTGCCGCTGTATGCACGGATCGACAAGCTGGCCTGGGTACCGCACGCAGGCAGGTATGCCGACCTGCTCAAAGTAACCGTCACCTGGTAGGGATGCCGCCATGCCCAAGGACGCGACGCCATGAACCGCACCTCTATCCTGCTGCTGACCCTCGGTCCGCTGCTGGTGCCCGGTGGTGTTGCGCATGGCACCAGCAGCGGTTTCATACAGGCGCGGCTGGTAATCAGCGCGGCTTGCCAGGTCAGCAGCAACGCGACGCAACCAACGGTGGTGGGCAAACCGGGGGTGCTGGACTTCGGTGAGCGCGCTCCGCACTGGGACCAGCCGCTGCGCAGTCGGGTCGATGACATGAGCGGCGAGGGCAGCCTGCAGATCAGTTGCACGCCCGAGGTGCGGGCGATCAACGTGCGCATCAACGGCGGCCTGAATGGCAGTGACGGTATACGGCGCCTGAGTAACGGCCGCGAGCTGATCCCTTACCAGCTGGCGATCGACCCGGGCGGTAACAGCCGTTACGGCATCGGCCAGGCGCGTGCCTTCACCATCAGCAGTACCCGGCAGATACCGATCCCCATCTACGGTGTGGTAGTGGCGCAACCGCGCGCGCTACCGGCCGGGCTGTACCGTGACACCCTCAGGGTGACCCTGGACTGGTAACGACGCAAGGAGACTTCGATGCGAATGAACCTCTCACGCTGCATCCTCGCCGGCCTGGGCCTGGCGCTGGCTTCCCAGGCCCAGGCCGCCACGACCGGGACCATCGACTCGAAGCTGACCTTGACCGCGGCATGCCAGGTCAATGGCAGCTCTGGCACCTCGGGGGTGAGCTTTGGTGTCCTGGACTTCGGCACCAAGGATGCCCTGTTCACTTCTGCCGATGCCGAGGTAATTGGCGGCGGCGGAGGGGCGATGAGCATTCTCTGTTCGGCCGGCACGGTACCGGTGATCCGCGTGGGTGCAGGTTCCCACGACGGCCAGTCGGCCGGGGGCAGCCGTGCACTGGCCGATGGCGTCGGCAACTTCGTGCCGTACGATTTCTACACCGATGCCGGGCGCACACAGCTGTTGGCGATCAACGGCACCATCACCTTGCCGACCAGCAGCGGTGTGGCCCAGATCGTCAACCTGTATGGCCAGGCGCGCGGCAAGGCCGGCCTGCCGGCGGGGGTGTACACCGATACGGTGTCCGTCGAGCTGTCGTTCTGAACCATGCGCAACTGGCTGGCGGTTGGCCTGGGCAGCCTCGGCGTGCTGCTGGCCGCGCCGCTGGATGCGGCGACCAGCAGCAGCTTCCTGGTGTCGGCGCAGATCGTCGCCGGGTGCCTGGTGGTTGGCGGCGCGAGCAGCTACGGGACGCTTGACTACGGCACGCGATCGGCGCTGGCCACCGGGGGTATCGGCACCTCGCTGGGCGGTACCACGGTGACCTTTCAATGCACTCCAGGGGTCGCCGTGAGCATGAGTGTGGATGGCGGGCAGAACAGTGCCAGCGGCATGCGCAACCTCAAGCGAACGGGCGGCACGCAGATGCTGGCCTACCAGTTGTACCGGGACGCGGCCTATAGCCAGAGCCTGGGGATCGGGCAGAGCGTGGCCGTGAGCTACACCGACCCGACGGCGATCAAACTGCCGGTGTACGGACGGGTCCAGCTGAGCGGCACGCTGCCGGCAGGGACCTACACCGATGTAGTACAGGTGACCGTGACCTGGTGAATACGTCGGCACCAACGACCAGTATCCAAGGAGAGCTTCATGGGGGCAGGCGCGAAGTGGGCGCGTGGATTGATCGGCGCATTGTGGCTGGCGAGCCTGCCGGCCGGGGCCGCCACCTCGGTGCTGATCTGGCCGATCGACCCGGTGCTGGAGGCTGACCAGAAGGCCGGCGCACTCTGGCTGGAAAACCGCGGCAGCGCACCGGCCAACTTGCAGGTGCGGGTGTTTGCCTGGCGCCAGGGTGACTACCAGGAACAGTATCAGGCGCAGCGCGAGATCATCGGCAGCCCGCCGGTGGCCAGCATCGCCCCCGGGCAGAAGCAACTGATCCGCCTGACCCGCACTGGCCCCTCGCCAGTCGGCCAGGAGCAGGCCTACCGCATCATCATCGACGAAATCCCGCCCGCCATCCCCGTCGACAAGGCCGAGCCCGGCACCACCGCGGCGATCCGCCTGCAGATGCGCTACTCGGTCCCGCTGTTCGTCTATGGCGAAGGCCTGTGGGGCAAGGCCGACCCGGCGGGCAAGCGCAATGCCGAGGGCGTCGGCAAGCCGCAACTCAGTTGGCGCGCGGTGACCGTGCAGGGCAAGCCCTATGTGGAACTGCGTAACACCGGCCCGGTGCATGCTCGCCTGACCGATGTGGTGGTGCAGCAGGGCAGCCATAGCGCGCCACTGGCCGAGGGCCTGCTGGGCTATGTGCTGCCAGGGGCCAGCATGCGCTGGCCGGCACCGCTGGCAGCCAGTGCCGGCAGTGTGCTGAAGGGGAGGGTGAACGGC
This region includes:
- a CDS encoding spore coat U domain-containing protein translates to MNRTSILLLTLGPLLVPGGVAHGTSSGFIQARLVISAACQVSSNATQPTVVGKPGVLDFGERAPHWDQPLRSRVDDMSGEGSLQISCTPEVRAINVRINGGLNGSDGIRRLSNGRELIPYQLAIDPGGNSRYGIGQARAFTISSTRQIPIPIYGVVVAQPRALPAGLYRDTLRVTLDW
- a CDS encoding spore coat U domain-containing protein, giving the protein MRMNLSRCILAGLGLALASQAQAATTGTIDSKLTLTAACQVNGSSGTSGVSFGVLDFGTKDALFTSADAEVIGGGGGAMSILCSAGTVPVIRVGAGSHDGQSAGGSRALADGVGNFVPYDFYTDAGRTQLLAINGTITLPTSSGVAQIVNLYGQARGKAGLPAGVYTDTVSVELSF
- a CDS encoding spore coat U domain-containing protein — protein: MRNWLAVGLGSLGVLLAAPLDAATSSSFLVSAQIVAGCLVVGGASSYGTLDYGTRSALATGGIGTSLGGTTVTFQCTPGVAVSMSVDGGQNSASGMRNLKRTGGTQMLAYQLYRDAAYSQSLGIGQSVAVSYTDPTAIKLPVYGRVQLSGTLPAGTYTDVVQVTVTW
- a CDS encoding molecular chaperone, translating into MGAGAKWARGLIGALWLASLPAGAATSVLIWPIDPVLEADQKAGALWLENRGSAPANLQVRVFAWRQGDYQEQYQAQREIIGSPPVASIAPGQKQLIRLTRTGPSPVGQEQAYRIIIDEIPPAIPVDKAEPGTTAAIRLQMRYSVPLFVYGEGLWGKADPAGKRNAEGVGKPQLSWRAVTVQGKPYVELRNTGPVHARLTDVVVQQGSHSAPLAEGLLGYVLPGASMRWPAPLAASAGSVLKGRVNGQSSADPIRQSQ